The stretch of DNA ACATTTCATATCGATAGGCATCATACGTCCGATGCTGGACAAGTATGTGCTGTTGAAGGTAGCAGCGCCGCCGACAGCTAAGGAACTGGAAGCGCTTAGAGACGCCGGGGTGGACGCGCTGCTGGTGGATATGGAGAAGACATCAGAGAAGGCTCTGACCGAGTTGAAGGAACGCCTGATGAACCTGCCGAAGCCTCGGAAGAACTGTTCAGATCGGTTGAGCCCAGTGCTGCCTAGGTTGTCGCAGAAGACGGCCGCCACCCCTCGAAGGACTGAGCCGGATGAAGACGACGACGATGAGAGCTAGACGTTTTTACGGCACGAGCTGAGATAAAGCAGATGGACAAGATAGCAATTATCGGAATGGGGCTTATCGGGACATCCTTGGGGCTTGCCCTAAAGACGGTCCAGTTGAAGGATGTCCAGTTGGTAGGGGTGGATCTGGAGCGGAGCAGGGCCAACAAGGCGCACAAGATGGGCGCCATCGACAAGGTGGAAGGCAACATTCCGACCGCGGTGCAGGACGCCGAAATAGTGTTCATCGCCACACCGGTGATGGCGATGAAGGATGTGATGGAGACCATAGCGCACCGATTGAAGGATGGGGCGCTGGTTACGGATACTGGGGGCACCAAGCGGGACGTGCTGCAGTGGGCTAAAGAGAAACTTCCTTCCAGGGTGGACTTTGTAGGGGGGCATCCTATGGCGGGGAAGGAGACGCCGGGCCCCCAGAACGCTACCGCCGACTTGTTTCAGGGCAAAGCGTACTGCATAGTGCCCGGCGCCGACGCCAGCCAGAAGAGCGTGCGGGTGCTGATGGACTTGGTATCGTCCTTTGGCGCGCGGCCGTACTTTATCGACCCAGGCGAACATGACAGCTTTGTGGCGGCAGTGAGCCATCTGCCTTTTATTACATCGGCGGCGCTGGTGGGCTGCACCAGCAAGAGTCCGCAGTGGGATGACATCAACAAGCTGGCGTCCTCAGGATTTCGCGACGTGACCAGGCTGGCTTCTGGCGACCCTATCATGCACAGAGATGTATGCGTGACCAATAGGGAGAGTATTACCCACTGGATAGGGGAGATGATTCGAGAGCTGGAGCGGATTAAGGCTGTTGTCAGTAAAGAGAATAACAACCAGGAACTTAACGAACTGTTCGAGAAAGCCTTTGTGGAACGGGAGAAGTGGCTGATGGGGGCACCGTCTCTGGTAGAGGCTAAGATGGCCGCCGACAGGCCGAAGCCTCCGGGTTTTACCGATATGTTTTTCGGGGAGAAGATAAGCAAGAAGCTCTTTCACGGGGATGAAGGCAAGGGCGGCAAAGAGCGCAAAGGTTAGTTTCCAACTTGCGACATATTATTAAGCGCCCCCGACGATTGGAAGGCTCCCTGTCCCTGCCCGGCGACAAGTCTATTTCCCATCGTTCTCTCATAATGAACGCTATGGCTAAGGGCACGGCCAGAGTCACGGGGCTGTCCCAGGGGCAGGACGTGGTGGCTACGCGGAGATGCCTGCAGAACCTGGGGGTAAAGATAGAATCGACGGATGGGCTTCGGGAGGTGGTGGTGTACGGGCGGGAGGGGGAGCTGGAGGAGAGCAGCGCTATTTTAGACGCGGCCAACAGCGGGACCACCATGAGGCTGATGTCCGGGCTGCTGGCGTCGCAAGCGTTCCTGTCCGTGTTGACGGGGGACGACTCGCTGCGGTCGCGGCCCATGGGGCGGGTAGTGCAGCCGCTGTCGCAGATGGGGGCGTCGATAATGGGGCGTAAGGGCGATACGCTGGCGCCGCTGGCGATTCGTGGAGGTGGGCTGAAGGGCATAGAATACAAGATGACGGTGGCCAGCGCGCAGGTGAAGTCGTGCATTATACTGGCTGGCCTGAGAGCCAGCGGAGAGA from SAR202 cluster bacterium encodes:
- a CDS encoding prephenate dehydrogenase/arogenate dehydrogenase family protein; translated protein: MDKIAIIGMGLIGTSLGLALKTVQLKDVQLVGVDLERSRANKAHKMGAIDKVEGNIPTAVQDAEIVFIATPVMAMKDVMETIAHRLKDGALVTDTGGTKRDVLQWAKEKLPSRVDFVGGHPMAGKETPGPQNATADLFQGKAYCIVPGADASQKSVRVLMDLVSSFGARPYFIDPGEHDSFVAAVSHLPFITSAALVGCTSKSPQWDDINKLASSGFRDVTRLASGDPIMHRDVCVTNRESITHWIGEMIRELERIKAVVSKENNNQELNELFEKAFVEREKWLMGAPSLVEAKMAADRPKPPGFTDMFFGEKISKKLFHGDEGKGGKERKG